A region of the Denticeps clupeoides chromosome 12, fDenClu1.1, whole genome shotgun sequence genome:
CTCAAATGCCTGCTGGCCAATGGGGCGATGCCCCGCCCACACAAGAGAATTGTGCCAAAGGTATAACCGTATTCTAGCAATTGAAACCGCATTTTAGCAACTGAAAcaccagcagtgaaactgtaacaACAACCAACTTAACTGAAAGTCTCAGAagcgaaaatgaaaaaaacagagatgtaagcaaaatacctgtccacacaggcgtacgtatattgaggcattgataattgtaatcgaattgtgagaccagtgaaggttcacacctctaacgCATATGAAAAATATCAGTGATATATTTAATGAAGGACAGGTTTAAAGTGTAATGGCTGCCAGTACCGGAGCCGTTGGAAAAGAAGACTGATTGTAACTAcagattttaagtcgctctggataagggcgtctgataaatggcataaatgtaaagagGAGGTGCGGCTGGGGACTTGTTTATTATATCAGCAGCTTTGCATATcagcaaattttttttgttctgtcaaaAAAAACTCTCATCTTCATGAGATAAAGGTTACGTCcaacatattttaattaattgccTATATTGTTATCTAGACACTGGGTTTAAATCTGTACGATACAGACTCTCTGCAACACTTTCCTCCATAGACATATTCTCCATTTTCACTTCCTGCCCTCCATTAGAAACCAGACCTATTACATACAAATCCTACAAAAAATTACCATAAACTCCAGACTGTACAGTGCACCCATATATAATCTGCTCCTactcattttttaaagaaaaaagaaattgtacatACATAAGCTGCATTTACAAGCTGCAGGTGGTCAATAACATGAGCTATTAACAGAGCAAGATGTTACAAAGGTTTTTTTATGGTACTAAAACAGTACTAAAGTACTCTTTGCAATAGCTTcgttccacaggccatcagacacctgaacactcagaaaccttcccctctggtctgacacacacacactacctctgttatattgaataatatTATATGTCTGCAATAATGTCTATTAATGCATCGTACGACTTTGCACACCAATACGATAGTTGTTTTCAGCCGGTGAGACATGAGGCGTGTGCTGGGCTGCTATCCATGTTCTCAGTTGGGGTGTTCCTCCAGTGCAGAATAGCTTTCCAGGGATAACCACCATCATGCGCAGCTTTGCACAGAAGcatctttacatttttaactGCTGACTCCACCTTGCCTTTGGCCTCAGGGTGCCGTGGAGAGTAGGTCATGTGCTCGAACCCCCAATCGGAAGCGCAACGTGTGAACTGCATGGTAAACTGTGGACCAAACTGTGGAGCAACGCTTGATGACCGTCTCACTCATTAGGTCGGGGAGGAGCTCATTCTCCCAGAAGTCTGAGTAATGGTCCTCTATGAGTAAATAGTCCTTCTGCCTGTGGCTGAACAGATCCATGCTCAGAATTTGCCATGGCCTGGTGGGCAGGTCGTGTGAAAGCTTGGtctcttttttctgtttgtgagcATATTCATTGCATGTACCTGCCTGCACGTTGGGCCAGTAAAGTGTCTCTCGCACTGGATTTCAGTGATTGCAGACATTCATCTTGGTCAGTGTGTTGCTTTAGTTGTTCCAGGCGCTTGTCGCTCACATTCAGGTAGGCCGCCTGATTGACATACCTGCTCCTGTTGCAGCGAGCAAATAGCATGTCTCCCAAACGTCGTTCAACCACCTGTGCATTCGGCGAAGGTGATGCCCAGACACTCCTTCTCAATCTGTGCAtcgttttttttgctgttgtaaGAGCTCTTGAAGCAAATGCGACTGGCTGGCCCTCCTGCATAAGGCAGCATCCGAGGCCAGTCTGACTGGCATCGTTTTGGACTGTAATTGGCTTAGTCACATCATAATACCTCAGGATGGGCATATTTGTCACCAAATATCAGCTCGTGAACCGCCGCCTCATGTTTGGGTGGCCGGTGCCAGGGAGTGTCCTTGTCCAGCAGACTGCAAAATGGCTCACAGACACTTGACAGATGTGGCATGAATTTGGCTAGATAGTTTGCAAATCCGACACCTTTGGCATCTGTTGGGTTGGGCATGTCCATGATGGCCCTCACCTTCTCTGGGTCGggcttcagcccagcagcagagAGGATATGACAATGAAATTGGACCTCACTGACTATAAACTGCAGCTTCTTCAGGCCCAGCCATAACTTGACCTCACTGCAGCGCTCCATCAGTGCCAAGAGCTTGGCATCATGGTCTCGCTCAGCCTCTTTGTCTGTATCTCCACAGCCTACTACCGGGGTGTCATCGGCAATAGGCTCAATGCCATTCATTCCTGCAAGGCGTTTGTGTTGCTTTCTCTGATACACCTCGGGTGCTACTGACACACCGAATGGCACCACCGAGTGGCACCTTGAGCCACCGTTTCCTCCAGAGTGGGCACAATGTAGTGAGAGTGTTTCAGAATTTAGGATCAATGCATGTTCAAGAATTTAGGATCAATGCATATCCTCATCTTTCCAGAAATTTTAACTATCACCATGTTACTTATCTAATCTGTGACCGGGGCTATGTGCCCGTCAGCCTCGTGCTTGTCCAGCTGAGCCTTGACAGCCACTTTCATGGCAACAGGAACATTGCATGGGGCACACTGGACTGGAGTAATGGTGGGGTCCAGGTCAAAGTGGACATCTCCTGGTACGCATTCCACCGGTGAGTTGAGCTGATTCTTGGTTAGAGGCAGCTGGAACCTGACAGCAGAGGAAGCTGGCTTGTCTTCATTATCTCAAAGGAGATCTTATACCTTAGGCCTCTTACAGTGTATTCTGTCTCAAAAGTGCCCATGGAGCCCAGCACTTCCTCAGAGTACAGCTTCAGTCTAGTATTACTGGGAAAGAGCCATGCATTCGGGTCCAACCTATTCTTGTCATGAAGGCCCATCACATTGCATGTGGCTCCGGTGTCTGACTGGCATTTCTGTGGCTTTTTGGGGAATTTCAGAGTTACAAACCATTTAGTTCCTTTTGCATTTACTGTACAAATTGTTTCATGCACGTAAATATCTACATCATTGGTCTGCTCAGagtgttgtgttgcattttctAAACAGTTTACTTTCCAGTCTTGGTTTGCGGGGAGGTGGCCGTCTCCATTGCCCTTATCCATATGTCCATCATTTTCGCAGAGCGGCACACTTCAATTGCAGTGGCTAGGAataccttagtgagcagtaggcagcccggggagcagtgtgtggggacggtgcttttccttagtggcacctcagtggtaccttggcagattgggattcaaactggcaaccttctgattacagggctgcttccttaaccgctagaccaccttTGCCCCATTAAgttatttttttggggggttggaAGTTGACTCAATGCCAACTACTGGACTTTTGCGTATTATTTTCTCATGCCGAAATATGATAAATCACGAAAGAGGTGAAACATTTGACAAATTAgacaaattatttatatattcatttattctgtACATAACAGCACCACCAGTTACCATCTATAATCTATTTCTCGTGATCTGgatcattttaattacttttatttgGGAACTGGGAACATTTCAGTAtaaataaagcacacacacgtacacaaaattacactttgaaatatttttaaattaaagtgtcCTATGGGTAATGGTGAAGCACCCAGATGGTTATGGGATATTACAACCTCGTGATGAATCAAGCAACTTCAGTTCAGGCAATATAACTTGCTTCACTTTTAATATTCTGTGAACCTCTGaagattaattttaaaactAGAAGTTGGTGATGTCATCAGTACTTACCAAACTGCTCCAGTCATCATCAGCATTGATGACTGTTTCCTTGACAGTCTCTGGGTTTCTGTTGGCTTCCTCCAACTGAGGTTTCAAGTTTGGTCCAGGCAGACTGGAGTGGGTATCAAGCACCAGAGGCTTTGAGTGTTGCACTCTGTCCTCCAAGCAGTAATGGGGTACACTGCTTGCATCTAGAGCCCATCTGTATGCAATGTGTGGAGGGGTGTTTGTGTTGGTAACATTTATTCTCTGTGGTGCGGTTGAGCTTTCATTCTGTGCagcaggtggaggtgtgaaGATGCTGCCCACCCCCAGTATGTCATCATGATGAAGGGCTTTGTCAatgctgccactgaggtcaatGGGTGAAGGTGGAGAAAGGTCAAACTCAATAAGGGAGATGATGCACTCTTGCTCACACCAGTCAGGACCACGTGACCACAATGGGATCTCTTCCAGTTCACAGATGGTGCTACTTACAGATTTGCCAGCAAGGTTGTCTGTGCCTCTGTCTTTGAGAACCTGTGTTGTAGATTCATCAGGGTTATGGATCATGGCCCTAGGGATGTCATCTCTGGCACATTGGTTCCAGGCCCAGTGGTTGGTCATGAACTCTGCCCAGTTTCTGCTCTCTGCTGTCTTCCAAGGACCCACTGGTAATCTCTGCAGCACCCTCTCCCACCAAGATGTTAACTTCCAAATTCTTTCCCTTCCTAATTGATGTCCTCTGGGACTCCAGAACACTCTGGATGCCAGCACCAGCATGGAGAAGCTCCATGCTAGTTCCAGCAGCCGTGCCCAGAACTGGCCCAGCCACCAGCCCCATGCAAAGCGCCTCCAGTCCCCCAGCAACCCGTAGAGCCAGAGCAGTGCATGCATCTGTAgggcacagcacagcacaccaaaGATGGAGCACAAAGTAAACACGCGTCTTGCTTGGTTCTCTGTGCAATGCGTTGCACCCCACTGAGGAACGATTGTCCCAAATGAATGGAGGGGGCTGAGCAACTGGAAAAGAAGTCCCAGACAGAGAGGCAGGCCCCAGCACACTGAGACGGTTTGCAGCATTAGTGGTAGAGCTGGGGACGACACCTGGGCAACCATGTCAGAAACAAAAAGGAGGCTGCAGTGTATCATTGCCAGTCCTCCAGCCACATGGGGGTGCTGCAATACGGGGGGCAGAAAGTTGAGCCTATGTCCACGCAAAACCACTATTGATAAAATAGCCTGAGTCCACAGCAGAAGAGGAAGTGGCAAGTTGTAGATGGCAGTGAGGGCAGGGCGTGGTAATATGTGTCGTGTCCCATAAGGGTCAATCAGAAAGTGTGTGCATCTCAGCAGACCTGCCAGCAGCAGGAAACCATTGGCCTGTGGGAGAACCTCTTTGTAAGGACGGAGCAGACTCGTCCCCCATACCATCCCCCAAAAGGCTCCTCCAACTAACACCAGAAAGAGGACAGCAGAGCTGTAGACATGCAGCTCCCAAGTGAATGCCAGCGTGCGACTCAGATCCTCCCACTGCAGCTTGGTACCACTCAAACCCTTTGGGAGCAAACAAGGGCCCAAACCCAAAAGACACTGGCCTGAAGAGAGACATTGAGGGAAGAAAACAGGGAGCATATCAGTGGTAATAAGTCTGCAATGCTGTCACCATTGtcattactttttattatttgccatTACTTCTTGTAGCCTCCGATGGTGCAGTCACGTTAGTAGACTCTTCTcctgaaggaaaaaagaaaatatttttaagagATGGTAAGTGATGGTGAAGGGTGGAAGCAACGAATAACAACAACTCCAGTTGTTTTTAAGCATTTAAGAGTGTATTTTAAGTCTGAAATTAAAGGAAGTAATCTACTTCACAACTTTTCAAACTACATTTGGTTACTGAGTACAGATGGAATCAATAATCAgaccaataaaataaataaaactgatttagTGGTTTGTATACATGGTTTTGCTAGTTTGGTCCATTCATATATTTGATATAAGTGGAAACGTAATTTGTTTTTCTAGATCTACCATTTGATTAAACAGTTATTGAATTATAAATAAGTTTTATTGGGTAACTAGTGACTAGTATCAGTTACTTTTAGTTTTTAACACCAGTACTTATGCTGGCAATGTAACAATACTTGTATTTTAGTACAACTATCCAGTACTATTTCTGATAACCAACATTTGTTTTACCTGGCTTGACCGTGATTTGCTGAGTAACCATCTGCAGCATGCTGCTGTTCTGGGAGTCATGTGACCTTGAGGGAAATCTTGGATTAGCTGTCGGAGTCATATGTTCTTTCTCATAAGCAACAGTCCTCAGTGAACCATCAGCAATAGCAAGTTTTTTGAAAACCTCTTCTGTTCTAGAGTACTGATCAGCATCCTCAGCCACGCCATCATGGACGTCTGTTGATTCTGTGGATTTATTTCcttcagtgtcagtgtcaaGTGCTGATGTTAGGCCAGAGGTGGCTTGAGTGACATCTGTGAAATGCAACCCGTCTGATTGGGATTCATTGAGAGGGCTGTCACCATCCCAGAGCTGTGTCAGTCTGTGTGGCAGTAGGGGCGGAGGTGGAACCAGAGACCACGCCTCTTTTCGGTGTCTCCTCTCCTCGGCCTCTTGCATTAACAACTTCTCCTCAAGTAGGCTAACAGAGAGCATGCGTCCTTGATCTTCATGCTCTAGAAGTCCACTCGCATCACCAGATGCTTCTGAAGCATCCAAATGTTGGTAGGATAGGAGCAGAGGTGAGATTAAGGGACCCGACCTGTTCTGCTCTGCAAAACTTGTCATGCTCAACTCAGTCttcagttttggagatgctgaaTTAGTTATTGCTGTGCAGGGTGAGTAATAAAGCATGGAAAGTGCACATAGTATCAAGAGCAACGGTGCCATAGTTCCTTCTCCTCGTCTTCCTTCAATTACTGCAATATGACAAAAGATTAATGAAGTACCTCGGTTAAAACAATACTATTcagaaattaatatttcatctgGAGTATTCCTAACACACATGTGAGGTGTTTAAGCAAATGTAGAAATTACCACCTTAGATTTGATCCttcttttttcatcctttttaaaaaaagattattatggATTTAACTATAGTGTATTTTAGGTGATGGTGCAAAATATCAAAGGTTATCCAGTCAGATAATAAGGAATAAAAATAACTGTAGctgataaaaatgtatgcaGCTGGCTTAGCATTCGGATATGGCTAATGGTGTTTAGCAGAACTCCAGCACCAGTCCTTATCATGTCAGAAAGTTATCTAATTTAACTTctcacaacaaaaacaaatgaacctAATAGCGACCTATTTGATCAAACTGACATATTGAAAGCACTTTTGTTATAGGAgctatttgaatttgaacaagaGTAAGACAAGGTTGCTTGCAAGGCTTGCAATGATCGAGTGATGGCCAGAAGGGTTGAATAGCCCAACTAGGTCTGTTTAGGGTATTTTTGTATTACCATAATACAATCATTTCTAACAAATTTGAGAAAGCACTATTTAGCACTCACCTTAGACAGTTTAACCCAATGCTCACTTCTTTTCATCCAGCAAATCAATTCATGTGGGACACGATCCTCACTCACCCAGTTCCTCCGTCTGAGTCACTTAATCATTTTGGTGATGCTAAGAGACCTTTTCCTCAGCTGACGTCAGTCAGCCGGCTGTTTTGCTGGCAGCATTTCAAGTTTCTCATTCCTGATGGAGACGGCTTCATCTGTCAGCTGCAGCATGTGAGACTCCGCggttattcttattttttaccGTCATGAACGCCACTTGGAGAAATCATCATCTGGCATAGAGAACAGCGTTCAAAGAGAATGCTG
Encoded here:
- the LOC114801204 gene encoding proline-rich transmembrane protein 3, which encodes MAPLLLILCALSMLYYSPCTAITNSASPKLKTELSMTSFAEQNRSGPLISPLLLSYQHLDASEASGDASGLLEHEDQGRMLSVSLLEEKLLMQEAEERRHRKEAWSLVPPPPLLPHRLTQLWDGDSPLNESQSDGLHFTDVTQATSGLTSALDTDTEGNKSTESTDVHDGVAEDADQYSRTEEVFKKLAIADGSLRTVAYEKEHMTPTANPRFPSRSHDSQNSSMLQMVTQQITVKPGEESTNVTAPSEATRSQCLLGLGPCLLPKGLSGTKLQWEDLSRTLAFTWELHVYSSAVLFLVLVGGAFWGMVWGTSLLRPYKEVLPQANGFLLLAGLLRCTHFLIDPYGTRHILPRPALTAIYNLPLPLLLWTQAILSIVVLRGHRLNFLPPVLQHPHVAGGLAMIHCSLLFVSDMVAQVSSPALPLMLQTVSVCWGLPLCLGLLFQLLSPLHSFGTIVPQWGATHCTENQARRVFTLCSIFGVLCCALQMHALLWLYGLLGDWRRFAWGWWLGQFWARLLELAWSFSMLVLASRVFWSPRGHQLGRERIWKLTSWWERVLQRLPVGPWKTAESRNWAEFMTNHWAWNQCARDDIPRAMIHNPDESTTQVLKDRGTDNLAGKSVSSTICELEEIPLWSRGPDWCEQECIISLIEFDLSPPSPIDLSGSIDKALHHDDILGVGSIFTPPPAAQNESSTAPQRINVTNTNTPPHIAYRWALDASSVPHYCLEDRVQHSKPLVLDTHSSLPGPNLKPQLEEANRNPETVKETVINADDDWSSLVSTDDITNF